The Streptomyces sp. ALI-76-A nucleotide sequence GCCGGACTCGCGGGGGCCGTACCCCTGACCGGACTCCTGGCCGGACTCGTGGGGGCCGTACCCCTGACCGGACCCCTGGCCGTACGCCGGCCCGGACTCCTGGCCGGACTCCTGGGAGACGTACCCCTGACCGGACTCCTGGCCGTACCCCGGCCCGGGCGCCGCGCCGGGGCCCTGGTCGCCGTACGCCCCGCCCGGTCCCTGTCCGTACGCGGCGCCGGGCGCCGGTGCCGGAGCGGGGCGGCCGGGGCGGCCGTCGCCGTATCCGCCTGTCATGCCCGGCAGCAGGGGTTCCCCACCGTCGGAGGGCAGCACGATGCCTTCGCGCGCTTCGCGCGCTGAGGGCTCCTCGCCCTGTCCACTCTGCGTCACCGGGACTCCTACGAATGGGGGACTGTCGGAATCGTCGGCTCACGCTACCGGGTCCCCGAAGCCGCGTGCTACGCAGCTCAGGCCGTGACCCGCGTCCCTGTGACCGCCGTAACAGCCCACCGCCGGATTCCGGCGGTCACGGGGCGGAACCGCGCCCCCATCCGCTGTATATGGCCCCTTTCCTCACCCCCGCCTTCGTTCACCGTCCGTTCATGCCCGCGGAGGGCGGACATCTCAGGCCGCCGCCTGGAGCTCCATCCGGGCGCCGAACTCCCTTACCACGGGCTCGTCCTGGAACGGCTCCAGCCGCTGCTGGAAGTCGTCCAGGTACTCGGCGCCCCGGTTGGAGCGGAGCGTCTCCAGCAACTCCACCGCCTTGAGGCCGGTGTTGCAGGCCTGCTCCACCTCCCGCTGCTGGACCTGCGCGGTGGCGAGCAGCACATAGCCGATCGCCCTGCGGCGGGCCCGCGACTCGGGATGCCCGGCCAGGGACTCCCGCGCGCACCGCGCCGCCGCCTCGGCCTGCCCGAGGTCGCGGTGGCAGTGCGCCAACTCGTCGGCCAGGTACGCCTCGTCGAAGTGCGCGATCCACGCCGGGTCGTCCCCCGAGTCCGGGTCCGCCGACTCCAGCGCGCGCACCGCGCGTCCGGACGCCGCCTGGGCGGCCCGCGCGTCGCCCATCAGGGCGTGCCCGCGTGCCTCGGCGGCGGCGAACATCGCCTCCGCGCGCGGCGTGACGCGCCCGCGCGCCCCCTCCTGCGCCGCCCGCGCCAACTGCGCGATCTCGCGCGGGTTTCCGAGCTGCGCGGCGAGGTGGCTCATGGACGCGGCGAGGACGTACCCGCCGTAGCCGCGGTCGCCCGCCGCCTGCGCGAGCCGCAGCGCCTGGATGTAGTACCGCTGGGCGAGGCCGGGTTGGCCGGTGTCGACGGCCATGTAGCCCGCCAGTTCGGTCAGCCGGGCCACCGCGGCGAACAGGTCACGGCCCACCGCCTCCCGGTACGAGCCCGCCAGCAGCCCGGAGACCACGCTGTTGAGGTAGTGCACGACGACCGGGCGCACATGCCCGCTGCCGTACTGGTGGTCCAGGTCGACCAGCGCCTGCGTCATCGCCCTGACCGCCGCCACGTCGGACGGTCCCACCCGGGGTCCGGCCGAGCGCGCGACCTGCGCGTCGGCCGCGGAGATCAGCCAGTCGCGGCTGGGCTCGACCAGCGCGGACGCGGCGACGGACGAACCGGACAGGAAGTCCCGGCGGCCCACGTCACTGCGCCACAGCTCACACACCTGCTCGATGGCCCCCAGTACCGTCGGCGAGAACTGGAGCCCGACGCCCGAGGCGAGGTTCTTGCCGTTGGCCATGCCGATCTCGTCGATCGTGACCGTACGGCCGAGCTTGCGGCCGAGGGCCTCCGCGATGATCGCCGGAGCGCGTCCGCGTGGCTGCTGCCCGCGCAGCCAGCGCGCCACGGACGTCTTGTCGTACCGCAGATCGAGGCCGTGCTCGGCGCCGCACATGTTGACCCGGCGGGCGAGCCCGGCGTTCGAGCAGCCCGCTTCCTGGATGAGCGCCTGCAGCCGTTCGTTCGGCTGCCGCGCGACGAGAGGCCTTGCGGCCATGGCGTACCCCCTGTGGCTGCGGTGCCTGCCCACGCACCGAGTTGACGTGTCTTCCACGGACGGACTTCCCGGACTAGCCGGAACGACAGGAACGGAAGATCCGGCCGTGAAGATCAATGCCCCGCTCCCACGGCGAAAATGCGAGGCTTGTGAGGATTGCCGGGGTAAAGGCGATTGCCGCCCCCCACACCTGGTTACCCGGCCCACGCTCCGATCCCTCCCGCGCGCCCCCACCCATGCATCCATGCGCCCCAGATGCGGAATCGATGCTCCTCCCCCGCGCGCGCTACAGCCGTAACCCGAGGTGGGCGCGGGAGTTGAGAGGAGCGTGGAAGAGACGATCGCGGGCACCGAAGCCGCTCAGATTCCGAAGCAGCGCGGGGAATCGTTGCTGGAGACAGCCGCACGCTACGCCGAGGAGCGCCACTGGGACGTCTTTCCCGGGACCTGGCTGGACGCGGTCGACGGGGTGCAACGCTGCTCGTGCGGCGACGCCGCGTGCGCCGTACCCGGCGCGCATCCGGCGCGCGTGGACTGGGAGTCGCAGGCGACCGGCAGCGCGACCGTGGCACGCCGGATGTGGCAGAAGCAGCCGACGGCGTCGATCCTGCTGCCCACCGGCCGTACGTTCGACGCCGTCTCCGTGCCGGAGACGGCCGGGTTCCTCGCGCTGGCGCGGATGGAGCGGATGGAGCTGACGCTGGGTCCGGTGACCCTGACGCCGGACCGGCGGATGCAGTTCTTCGTGCTGCCGGGCGCGTCGGTGAAGGTGCCGGACCTCGTGCGCAAGCTGGGCTGGTCCCCTTCGTCGCTGGACCTCGTCGCGCTGGGCGAGGGGTCCTACGTGGCCGGGCCGCCCACGCGGTTCGGGTCCTCGGGCGCCGTGCAGTGGGCGTGCCGGCCGACGCCGGCGAACCGGTGGCTGCCGGACGTGGAGGAGCTGATCTCGCCGCTCGCCTACGCCTGCGGGCGGGACCGGTAGCGCCTTGTGCCCCGCCTCGTGCCCTTTGTCGGCGCCCGCGGGCCGGCCGGGGCCGTTCGCGCGGTTCCCCCACGTCCCTGAGGTGTGCCCCCTGACCGTAGGGTTCTGGCATGACGTCGGGAGCAGTGGTGGGGACAGCCGCCGTACGCGTACAGGGGCTCTGGAAGCGGTTCGGGCAGCAGGTGGCCGTGGCCGGGATCGATCTGGACCTGCCCGCGGGGAAGTTCATCGGGCTCGTCGGGCCGAACGGGGCGGGCAAGACCACCACGCTGTCGATGGTGACCGGGCTGCTCCGGCCCGACCAGGGGTCGGTGGAGATCGTCGGGCACGACGTGTGGCGGGACCCGGTCGAGGTGAAGGCCCGGATCGGGGTGCTGCCGGAGGGGCTGCGGCTGTTCGAACGGCTGTCGGGACGTGAACTGCTCTCCTACTCCGGCCGGTTGCGCGGGCTGCCCGGCGCCGAGGTCGACAAGCGGACCACCCAGCTCCTCGACGTCCTGGACCTGGCCGGGGCCCAGCACAAGCTCGTCGTCGACTACTCGACCGGCATGCGCAAGAAGATCGGGCTCGCGGCCGCGCTCCTCCACAACCCCGAAGTGCTCTTCCTCGACGAGCCGTTCGAGGGCGTCGACCCGGTGTCGGCCCAGACCATCCGTGGCGTCCTGGAGCGCTACACCGCCTCCGGCGCCACCGTCGTCTTCTCCTCCCATGTGATGGAGCTGGTCGAGTCGCTGTGCGACTGGGTGGCCGTCATGGCCGCCGGCCGCATCCGCGCCCAGGGGACGCTGGCGGAAGTGCGCGGCGACGCGCCCTCGTTGCAGCGGGCGTTCCTCGAACTCGTCGGCGCGGGCGGCCGGGACGCCGGTTCCGACCTGGACTGGCTGGGCGGCGGAGCGGCCCGGTGAGCGCCGACAGCACCCCCGCCCCGGCGGCGGACATCACGCCCGTCGTCGTACGGCTGAAGCTGTCCCTGCTGCGGAACGGGCTCAAGCAGTCCGCCGGGCGGCGGGCCGCCTACATCGGTTCGGCCGTCGCCGTGCTGCTCTTCTCCGTGGTGCAGCTGATCGGCCTGATCGCCCTGCGCGGACACGCCCACGCCGCCTCCCTGGTCGTGCTGCTGGTGGCGGTGCTGGCGGCCGGCTGGGCGGTGATGCCGCTGTTCTTCCCCGGCGGCGACGAGACCCTCGACCCGACCCGGCTGGTGATGCTCCCGCTGCGGCCCCGCCCGCTGGTCCGGGCGCTGCTGGTGTCCTCCCTCATCGGCATCGGACCGCTGTTCACGCTGTGCATGCTCGTCGGTTCCGTGGTGTCGGTCGCGCACGGGGGTGCGGCGTACGTCGTCGGCGTCGTCGGTGTCGTGCTCGCGCTGCTGGTCTGCGTGGCCCTCGCGCGGGCCGTCGCGGTCGCCAACATCCGGCTGCTGACCAGCCGCAAGGGTCGGGACCTGGCGGTGCTCAGCGGACTGGTCGTCGCGGTCGGCGCGCAGGTCGTGAACTTCGGCGCGCAGCGGCTGGGGTCGGGTGGGCTGGCGCAGCTCGACGGGCCGGCCGACGTCCTCAAGTGGCTGCCGCCCGCCTCGGCGATCGGCGCGGCGGACTCCGCGAGCGAGGGGGCGTACGGCGTCGCCGTCCTGCAACTCGCCCTGACCGCCGCCGCCCTGGCGGGACTGCTCGCCCTGTGGTCGAAGCATCTGACCCGGCTGATGACCGCGCCGGACGGCTCCACCCTTCAGGCCGCCGACTCGCGGACCCGTGAGCGGAACTCGGCGGGCCTGTCCCGTCTGCTGCCGGCCGGCCGCACCGGCACCGTCATGGAGCGCAGCCTGCGCTACGTGTGGCGCGACCCCAAGACCAAGGCGGCCTGGGTGACCTCCCTCGCCATCGGTCTGATCGTGCCCGTGTTCAACGCCCTCCAGGGCACCGGCTCGATCTACTTCGCCTGCTTCGCCGCCGGGATGCTCGGCGTGCAGATGTACAACCAGTTCGGGCAGGACACGTCCGCGTTCTGGCTCGTCGCGATGACGATCTCGTCGACCCGGGACGCGTACGTCGAGCTGCGCGCGCGGGCCCTCGCCCTGCTGGTGATCACCCTGCCGTACGCCACCCTCGTGACCGTCCTGACGACGGCGCTGCTGGGGGACTGGCCGAAGCTGCCCGAGGTGCTCGGGCTGTCCTTCGCGCTGCTCGGGGCGATGCTGGCGACCGGGGCGTGGACGTCGGCGCGCTTCCCGTACTCCATCCCGCAGGAGGGCTACAAGAACGTGGCCCCCGGTCAGTCCGGGCTCGCCTTCATGGCCATCCTGGGCGGCATGGTCGCGGCGGCCCTGCTGTGCGCCCCCGTCATCGCCGGGACGATCTGGCTGAACATCAGCGACGGCGGCGACGAGTGGAGCTGGCTGCTGCTGCCGGTGGGGGCGGTCTACGGCACGGCGATCACCGTGGGAGGCCTGCGCCTGGCGGCCCCGCGGACGGCCCGGCAGCTGCCGGAGATCCTGGTGGCGGTCAGCAAGGGGTGAATCCCGGGGCGGGGCTCTTGGGGGCCTGGACCTGGTGAGGCTCCTGGGACCCGCTTCGGCGGCCGCGGGAGCAGGGGGTCGGCGGGGCGGCGCCTCGGCCGGCCGGTCACCGCGGCGGTCCGAGGTCGTGACCTCGTCCGGTACGGGCTCGGCGGCCCGGTGCGACCGCCTGGCCGGCGGCGGTCCCGAGCGGGTGGGCGGCTCGCGGTGGGCGCCCCGCTCGTGAGGGCGGGTGGCCGGGTGCGCCGCCCCGGGGCGGGGCCGCCCGCCCGGGGCGACCGTGCGACGGTGTTCCCGGCGTCGGCGGGGTCGTGGTCGCCGGGGCCGGGGCCGTCCGTGCTGCCCGGCCGGGGCATGGACAGGGGAGGCGGCGCGAACGCCGGACATCGGCTCCGGCGGGCCGCGTCAGCTCTTGAGGTCCGTGAGGACGCCGTCCAGGAAGGGCTCCACGGCGCTCCGCCAGGCGTCCGGCTGGTCGTAGTGCACGAGGTGGCCGGCTTCCGCGACTTCCGCGTACTCGCCCCGGGGCAGGACGCGGACCATCTCCTGCGCCTCGGCGCGGCCCAGTTCGCCGTCCAGGCCGCGGACCACGAGGGTGGGGCACCGGACCTGGGTGAGCTCCTCCCAGTGGGCGTCGTAGACCCAGGTCTCGCGGGACTCCAGCATCTGCTCCGGATCGAAGACCGGGCGCCAGCCGTCGGGGGACTCGTGCATGACCTCGGCGTAGAACTCGCCGCGGGCCGGGTTCGGGCGCTCCACCCAGGGGTCGTCCTCGCCGAACCACTTGCGTACGTCGGCGAGGGTGGCGAAGGGGACGGGCCAGGCCTTGAACCAGTCCTCCCACTCGCGCTGCGAGGCGGCGCCGAGCGCGGAGGCCCGCATGTCGCAGATGATCACCCCGCGGACCAGGTCGGGGCGCTTGGCGGCGAGCTGCCAGGCGGTCAGGGCACCCATGGCGTGACCGACGAGGACGGCCGGGCCGAGGCCCAGTTGCTCGAGGGCGGCCTCGGCGTCCTCGACGTAGGCCTCGCGGGTGTAGGCGGCTCGCGGGGGCTTGTCGCTCTGCCCGTGGCCGCGCTGGTCGAGGGCCACGGCGCGGTGCCGTTCGGAGAGCCAGCGGGCGGTGGACGCCCAGTGGGAGGCGCGACCCATCAGCCCGTGCAATAAGAGCACCCCCGGGCCCCGCTCGGGCTCTCCCGGACCGTCCTTGCCCGGGTCGGTCTTGGGAGGGTCGCCGAACTCCCAGGCCGCGAGGCGTACGCCGCCCGCTCCGATCACGTCGATACGCCGCGCCATAGGTCCTGGCACCCCCCTAGCTCCGCTCGGACCGCTCGCCTCCGCTCGAGGCGGGCGGTCCTGTGAACCGCGTCCTGCCTGTCGTGTCCGTCGTTCCTGTCCACACCCCTGAAGCGCGGATTCCACGCGATGCGTCACCGCAGACTATCGAATACCCATTCGAAGATGGCGTTCTGGCCGACAACACCCCTCGTTCGAGTGACCTCGCCCGAGGAATGATCGCCGCCGCCGAGGGGAGACCTTCAGCGGGAGGCGGACCGCTCGGGGACATCGGTCCGCAGGGGATGACCCTGAGAGCTCGGGGCTCCGGGTCAGCACAGGGGAGGACAGGCCCCGGCGCCACACGGCGCCGGGGCCCTCTCCCTGTTCACGGCGCATCGTCCCCGCCCCCTCCCCGGCCGGGCGGCATCGCTGCCGGCCGGCGCGCCAAGAGCCCCTCAGGTCATATGCCTCACGCGACAGCCTTGCATGCGAAGCGTCCGGGCGCTGCGATTAAGCGTACTGAATCTCGGATTCGACGAGATCGCCGTGAGGCCACAACTGCCTCCTCGTTCCCATGAGTTGACTGCCGGTCGGTGCGACAGCGCAGGTCGCGCGGCCGGTGCCCCGACCCCGGCACGCGGCGCCCCGCACGCGGTTCCGGCGCCCTGCGCCCGGCTCAGCGCTTGGCGACGAACACGTGCGAGGCCACGTCCGACTCCAGTTCGGCCGCCTCGCCTCCGCTGCCCACCAGCACACCGCCCGCCGACTCGGTCACACTCACCACCGAACCCGGCTGCACGCCCGCCCGGCGCAGCGTGTACATCAGCTGGGCGTCCGTCTGGATCGGCTCCCCGATCCGGCGCACCACGACCGTCTTGCCCTCCAGTCCGGGGTCGAGGTCGGCGAGCGACACCATGCCCTCGTCCAGGAAGGGGTCGGCGCCGTCCTTCTCGCCGAGCTCCTCCAGGCCGGGGATCGGGTTGCCGTACGGCGACTCGGTGGGGTGCCGGAGCAGTTCCAGCACGCGCCGCTCGACGGCCTCGCTCATCACGTGCTCCCAGCGACACGCCTCGGCGTGCACCTGCTCCCATTCCAGACCGATCACGTCGACGAGCAGACACTCGGCGAGGCGGTGCTTGCGCATCACGCGGGTGGCCAGCCGGCGGCCCTCGTCGGTGAACTCCAGGTGGCGGTCGGTGGCCACGGACACGAGTCCGTCGCGCTCCATCCGCGCCACCGTCTGGCTGACGGTCGGCCCGCTCTGGTCGAGTCGCTCGGCGATCCGGGCGCGCATGGGGACCACACCTTCCTCCTCCAGCTCGAGGATGGTGCGGAGATACATCTCCGTGGTGTCGATCAGTCCGGACATACGTGCCCCTTGATGAGATCCGCCGGAAGCACGACAGCATCCGGCTCGTGCGCTGGCCCTGGACTCAATTCTGCCGGATACCACGGACAACCGTGCCGCGCCGTTGAAACCAAGAGGTTACGCGGGGGCTCTACGGCCGTATTGACATCCCGCTGGTCCAGACCGCACCGTGATCCGCGGCACAGACCTCACCTCGACCTCTCTGACGCTCCGAAGGGGCCCGCATGAGCGACGGCACGCTGTCCGGCCAGTTCCTCGACGCCGCGATCGGCCTGTTGCGGCGGGTGCGGGACGAGGAGGCCGGGTCCGTCGAGGCGGCCGGGAATGTGCTCGCGGACACCGTGGTCCGCGGCGGCCGGCTGTTCGCCTTCGGCGCCGGTCACTCCTCGCTCGCCGCGCAGGACGTCGTCTACCGCGCGGGCGGACTCGCCCTGATGAACCTGCTGGCCGTCCCCGGCGCCGTCGGCGTCGACGTGATGCCGGCCACCCTCGGCTCGGCCCTGGAACGCGTCGACGGCCTCGCGAGCGCCGTCGTCGACTGCTCACCGCTGCGCGCGGGCGACGCCCTCGTGATCATCTCCCTCTCCGGCCGCAACGCGCTGCCCGTGGAGATGGCCCAGCACGCCCGCTCCCTGGGCGTGCGGGTCATCGGCGTGACCTCGGTGGCGTACGCCTCGGAGACGACGTCCCGGCATGTCTCCGGCACGTTCCTGAAGGACCACTGCGACGTCGTCCTCGACTCGAAGATCGCGGTCGGCGACGCGGAACTGGCCCTCGACACCGTGCCGGCGCCGTTCGCCCCCGCCTCCACGGTCGTCACGGCGGCCCTCCTCCAGGCCGTCATGGCCACCGCCGCCGGGGCGCTGGCCGCCCGGGGCGTGGAGCCGCCGCTGCTGCGCTCGGGGAACGTCGACGGAGGCCACGAGTGGAACAGGCAGGTCTTCGACAAGTACGGCGACCGCATCTTCTACCGCCGCTGAACCCACCAGCGGTCCTCGCCCCCGCCGCCCCTTCCCGTCCCCGACCTTCCGGGGCTCCGCCGCGGGCCCCGCTCCTCAAACGCCGGAGGGGCTGATGTCGGGGGTCTGGGGGCGGCGGGGCCGAGAACCCGGGTCGTCGGCGCGGGGGGCCGCTCCTACGCGCGCCCCAGCGTCTCGCCCAGGTCGAGGGCTCCGGCGATGCGCACGGCCACGTCCTCCGCGTACATAGCGTCGCCCCGCTCGAACCGGCTGCGTCCGGCTCCGCGCAGAAACGTCACGACGCCCAGCGTCCGCCCCCGGCTGCGCAGCACCGCGCACAGGGCGTGCACCGCGTCCGGCGGCCACTGCCGGGCCAGGGCCCACTCCCGCGCCTCCTCCGCCGGAACGGCCCCCGCGCCGGCCCGCACCGAGCCGATCCGCTCCACGCACTGCAACGCCGGGTGGCCCTCCGCGTACCGCACCGGCAGGCCCGCCTCTCCGGTCAGCAGGCTCGGGCCGGGCGCGCCGGAGGGTGTCGCGGCGAGCCGTACCAGCCGCGGCGGCCCCGCCGTCTCCCCGTCGGCCGTCGCGCCGCCCGCGACCCGGTCGATCAGCGCGTGGTCGGCGAAGCCGGCGAGGGCGAAGTCCAGGTGGACGGCGGCCGCCTCCTGCGGGTCCTCGCACTCGGCGGCGGCCCGCGCGGCCCGGTGCAGCTGGTTGGTGCGGAACCGGAGCAGCGACGCCTCCTGCTCGGCCCGCTTGCCCTCGGTGACGTCCTGGAAGAGCCAGCCCACGCCCAGCGGCACGGGCTCCTCCGCGAGCGGCGAGGCGAGCCGGACGAACCCGCAGCGCCAGCAGCGCCGCTTCTCGCCCTCCGGGGTCCGCACACTCACCCAGATCTCGGCGGGCGCGGGCGGCGCGCCCTCGGCCAGCACATGGGTGAGCGCGCTCTCCAGTTCCTCCACGCCCTGCGCGAGCAGCTCGCCGAGGGGCCGCCCCAGCGCGGACGTGCGCCCGATGCCGAGCGCGCGGGCCGCGTGCGCGTTGACCACGGCGGGCCGCAGATCGACGTCGACGAGCACGACACCCCAGCTCGCGTCCTCGAACAGCGCCTCGCTCAGGGCGATGGACCGCTCCAGGTCGATCTGCGTGTGGACCTCGCTGAACGCGCAGTACACGCCGGCCGGTTTCCCGTCGGGCCCGCGCACGGCCGCCGACTGGGTCCGCACGAGCACCCGCCCGCCGTCCTTGGTCAGCAGGGCGAACTCGTGGACCTGGCGGCCGGGGGCGTGCATCACGGACAGCAGCCGGCCCTCGACCTCCTCGGCGTCGGCGCTGCGCACCGCCCACCCGGCGAAGCCGTGCCGTCCCACGGCCTCGTCCGCGGTCCAGCCGAGGATCCGCTCCGCCTCACGGTTCCAGTGGGTCACCACCCCGTCCGCGTCGAAGGCGCACAGGGCGGCGTCCATTCCGTCGAGGAGCGCGGCCAGCAGATCCGAGCCGTCCGAGCCCTCCGGACCGTCCCGCTCGGGCTCGTCCGGCCCGATCTCGTCGGTGGCCCCATAACGCCGGGAAGCACTCACCTGGACCCCCTGCAGGCTGCCGCGTCCGCGCGTACCGCACGTCGGTTCGCTCACTCACAATCATTCAACTCGAACGTGACGCAGGACACACCGGGTTCCCACAAGATGAAGAAAATCGTTGAGGGCCGGAAACGCTCCGTCGCACCACTCCTACCCCGTGAACGGCTCCCGTCGCAGGTCGATCCCCAGGCCGGTCCGCGGGCCGGTCCACCCCGGTCAGACATCCCGGAAAAACGGTTGATCCGGGCCCGGGCGGTTCCTAGGGTGTGGTTCACGCAGGAAAGGAGGTGATCGGGTACATGAGTGAAACCCGGACGCGCGAGGTGGCTGCGGGCTGAGCGGCCCGTCACCACACCGAGTGCGGTGCCGGACCAGCGTGTGCGAGATACACGCGGCCGGCCCAATCCCGACGCAGTCACCCGACCCGCGAGCTCGCCGGTACGTCCGGCCGGCTTCTCCGCCGTGAGGCGGGGAGACCCGAGCTCGCGGGTCGTCTGCGTGCGGTCCCGGCCGGCTCAGCCGGTGATGTCGCCGTACCCCTCGATCTCCCGCGGATCGCGCGACCCCGGGCCGGTGTAGCGGGCCGACGGGCGGACCAGGCGGCCGGTGCGCTTCTGCTCCAGGATGTGGGCCGACCAGCCCGCGGTACGGGCGCAGGTGAACATCGAGGTGAACATGTGGGCCGGGACCCCGGCGAAGTCCAGGACGATGGCGGCCCAGAACTCGACGTTGGTCGCGAGGACGCGGTCGGGGCGGCGGGCGTGGAGTTCCGCGAGGGCGGCCTTCTCCAGGGCCTCGGCGATCTCGAAACGGGGCGCGCCCAGTTCGCGGGCGGTGCGGCGCAGCACCCGCGCGCGCGGGTCCTCGGCGCGGTAGACGCGGTGGCCGAAGCCCATGAGGCGTTCGCCCTTGTCGAGGGCCTGCTTGACGTAGGCCTCGGCGTCGCCCGTCCGCTCGATCTCCTCGATCATCCCGAGCACGCGGGAGGGGGCGCCGCCGTGCAGCGGGCCGGACATCGCTCCCACGGCGCCCGACAGCGCGGCCGCCACGTCCGCGCCCGTGGACGCGATCACCCGTGCCGTGAAGGTGGACGCGTTCATGCCGTGCTCGGCCGCCGAGGTCCAGTACGCGTCCACGGCCGCCACGTGCTTGGGGTCGGGCTCGCCCCGCCAGCGGATCATGAAGCGTTCGACGACGGACTGCGCCTTGTCGATCTCCCGCTGCGGGACCATGGGCAGGCCCTGGCCGCGGGCGGACTGGGCGACGTAGGACAGGGCCATGACGGCGGCGCGGGCGAGGTCGGCGCGGGCCTGGGCGGCGTCGATGTCCAGCAGCGGCCGCAGGCCCCACACGGGCGCCAGCATGGCGAGCGCGGACTGCACGTCGACCCGGATGTCCCCGGAGTGGACCGGGATCGGGAACGGTTCCGCGGGCGGCAGGCCGGGGTTGAAGGCGCCGTCGACGAGCAGGCCCCAGACGTTGCCGAAGGAGACGTGACCGACCAGGTCCTCGATGTCGACGCCCCGGTACCGCAGGGCGCCGCCCTCCTTGTCCGGTTCGGCGATCTCCGTCTCGAACGCGACGACTCCCTCTAGTCCGGGTACGAAGTCGGACATCAGGCGGCTCCTCGTGATGTGTACGACGTGATGTGTACGACGATGCGCACGACGGGTGGCGCCGACGGACCCACGGTCGAGTGCGGGGACTCGCGGTCCTGGCGGTCACCCCGGTCGTGCCCCGTACGGCCGACGGTCACCCACCGGGACGGAACAGCACCATATCCCTGAGTGCCACCTTTGGGGAGTGGTCGCGGCACTCAGTGCCATCCCCGGTCGCCGTGGTGGCGATACGGCAGGATGACCATGTGAACGCCGCAGACGCCGTCTCCCCCGATCCCGCCTCCATGCGCAAGCAGTACCGGGCGCAGGGGCTCGCCGAGACCGACCTGGCCGCCACGCCGGTCGAGCAGTTCGCGCGCTGGTTCCGGCAGGCCGCGACGGAGGGCCGCCTGTTCGAGCCGAACGCCATGGTCGTGTCCACGGCGGACGCGGAGGGCCGGCCCAGCTCCCGGACCGTGCTGCTGAAGCACTTCGACGAGCGGGGCTTCGTCTTCTACACCAACTACGACTCCCGCAAGGCCCGCGACCTGGCGGAGAACCCGTACGTCTGTCTCCTGTTCCCCTGGCATCCGATGGCCCGCCAGGTCATCGTCACGGGCGTCGCCCGGCGCACCGGACGCGACGAGACCGCCGCGTACTTCCGCACCCGCCCGCACGGCTCCCAGCTCGGCGCGTGGGCGAGCGCGCAGTCCTCGGTGATCACGGGCCGCGACGGCCTGGACGCGTCGTACGCGGAGCTGACCGCCCGCTACCCGGAGGGCGAACAGGTGCCGGTGCCACCGCACTGGGGCGGCTTCCGGGTGGCCCCGCGCTCGGTGGAGTTCTGGCAGGGCCGGGAGAACCGCCTCCACGACCGCCTGCGCTACGTCGCGGAGACGGACGGAAGCTGGCGGGTGGAGCGGCTCAGTCCGTGACGCGGGCGGTGCCGGT carries:
- a CDS encoding citrate synthase 2, producing MSDFVPGLEGVVAFETEIAEPDKEGGALRYRGVDIEDLVGHVSFGNVWGLLVDGAFNPGLPPAEPFPIPVHSGDIRVDVQSALAMLAPVWGLRPLLDIDAAQARADLARAAVMALSYVAQSARGQGLPMVPQREIDKAQSVVERFMIRWRGEPDPKHVAAVDAYWTSAAEHGMNASTFTARVIASTGADVAAALSGAVGAMSGPLHGGAPSRVLGMIEEIERTGDAEAYVKQALDKGERLMGFGHRVYRAEDPRARVLRRTARELGAPRFEIAEALEKAALAELHARRPDRVLATNVEFWAAIVLDFAGVPAHMFTSMFTCARTAGWSAHILEQKRTGRLVRPSARYTGPGSRDPREIEGYGDITG
- a CDS encoding PAS domain-containing protein gives rise to the protein MSASRRYGATDEIGPDEPERDGPEGSDGSDLLAALLDGMDAALCAFDADGVVTHWNREAERILGWTADEAVGRHGFAGWAVRSADAEEVEGRLLSVMHAPGRQVHEFALLTKDGGRVLVRTQSAAVRGPDGKPAGVYCAFSEVHTQIDLERSIALSEALFEDASWGVVLVDVDLRPAVVNAHAARALGIGRTSALGRPLGELLAQGVEELESALTHVLAEGAPPAPAEIWVSVRTPEGEKRRCWRCGFVRLASPLAEEPVPLGVGWLFQDVTEGKRAEQEASLLRFRTNQLHRAARAAAECEDPQEAAAVHLDFALAGFADHALIDRVAGGATADGETAGPPRLVRLAATPSGAPGPSLLTGEAGLPVRYAEGHPALQCVERIGSVRAGAGAVPAEEAREWALARQWPPDAVHALCAVLRSRGRTLGVVTFLRGAGRSRFERGDAMYAEDVAVRIAGALDLGETLGRA
- the pdxH gene encoding pyridoxamine 5'-phosphate oxidase translates to MNAADAVSPDPASMRKQYRAQGLAETDLAATPVEQFARWFRQAATEGRLFEPNAMVVSTADAEGRPSSRTVLLKHFDERGFVFYTNYDSRKARDLAENPYVCLLFPWHPMARQVIVTGVARRTGRDETAAYFRTRPHGSQLGAWASAQSSVITGRDGLDASYAELTARYPEGEQVPVPPHWGGFRVAPRSVEFWQGRENRLHDRLRYVAETDGSWRVERLSP